Proteins from a genomic interval of Candidatus Hydrogenedens sp.:
- a CDS encoding helix-hairpin-helix domain-containing protein, with translation MRVVLSDKEWYYGRYVFVGIVALIAVCSGASLYYFEHRTRDISQADNAVIQTKIVPSASKSNIPAEEKNETEEKGKGIPVNVRLEDSLKDVTPDTNTVSPQTQDKPHMIAVGIQGAIQKPGLYWLEEGTRLQELIDKAGGPLDNAELRYMNIAAILMDGTTVVIPEKQKVEFNGQRLSARGSSQPVPSILSAGNAYIANANNTNTTQTASASPVPIPASTRKENSKGTNTGGLIDINHASQQELETLPGIGPVLAKSIISYRENQPFQSVEELMQVSGIGPKRFEKIRDLVTVTPP, from the coding sequence ATGCGGGTAGTTTTAAGTGATAAAGAGTGGTATTATGGAAGGTATGTTTTTGTAGGGATTGTTGCTTTGATTGCGGTATGTAGCGGGGCAAGTTTATATTATTTTGAACATCGAACAAGAGATATATCTCAAGCGGATAATGCTGTTATTCAAACAAAAATAGTTCCATCGGCAAGCAAGTCGAATATCCCCGCTGAAGAAAAGAATGAAACAGAAGAGAAAGGGAAAGGGATTCCTGTTAATGTTCGATTGGAAGATAGTTTGAAAGATGTAACACCAGATACAAATACCGTATCTCCGCAAACACAGGATAAGCCTCACATGATTGCTGTGGGTATTCAAGGGGCAATACAAAAGCCGGGTTTGTATTGGCTTGAAGAAGGGACCCGATTACAGGAATTGATAGATAAGGCTGGCGGACCTTTAGATAATGCGGAACTGCGATATATGAATATTGCAGCAATATTAATGGATGGCACCACAGTTGTTATACCGGAAAAGCAAAAAGTTGAATTTAACGGGCAACGACTTTCCGCTCGTGGTTCTTCGCAACCAGTGCCTTCTATCCTATCTGCAGGGAATGCTTATATTGCCAATGCAAACAATACAAATACGACGCAAACTGCTTCTGCTTCACCCGTGCCAATTCCTGCTTCTACTCGTAAAGAAAATTCAAAGGGGACAAATACTGGTGGCTTGATTGACATCAATCATGCAAGCCAACAAGAGTTAGAAACATTGCCGGGTATTGGTCCTGTTCTGGCAAAATCCATTATCTCCTATCGCGAAAATCAACCTTTTCAGAGTGTTGAAGAATTGATGCAAGTATCAGGTATAGGGCCTAAACGGTTTGAAAAAATCCGTGACCTTGTTACCGTAACACCTCCATAG
- a CDS encoding glycosyltransferase family 2 protein — protein sequence MKQSISIVVPTYKECENLPELIHRIQKVKEDHNLNLELIIVDDNSKDGSEEYVQSLGYPWCRIFVRRDEKGLSSAVLKGFTEAQGDIFVVMDADLSHPPEKIPELIEQIQAGADMVMGSRYVPGGKTDEEWGLFRWLNSKIATLLARPLTSVKDPMSGFFALPRRIYEKSAPLNPTGYKIALELLVKCPIEKVVEIPIYFSQRAKGKSKLSIKEQFKYLVHLRRLYFFKYENLTYLLHFSIIGFSGTLVNLLALTILVFLGIPVRLSVAISIIIAMLSNFVLNRRFTFPHAVGSHWFPQLIGFMSACSIGAVINYITVLILLYIFPLLENLPQLPALVGILAGLISNFILSKNFVFRKK from the coding sequence ATGAAGCAAAGTATATCTATAGTTGTTCCCACATATAAAGAATGCGAAAATCTACCGGAACTTATTCATCGCATTCAGAAAGTTAAAGAGGACCATAACTTAAACCTTGAATTAATTATTGTAGATGATAATAGTAAGGACGGTAGTGAAGAGTATGTTCAATCGTTGGGTTATCCCTGGTGTCGTATTTTTGTGCGTCGTGATGAAAAGGGACTTAGTTCGGCTGTATTAAAAGGTTTTACCGAAGCGCAGGGGGATATTTTTGTGGTAATGGATGCCGATTTGAGCCATCCCCCGGAGAAAATACCGGAGCTAATCGAGCAAATTCAGGCAGGTGCTGATATGGTTATGGGGTCGCGGTATGTTCCCGGTGGGAAAACGGATGAGGAATGGGGTTTGTTTCGGTGGTTAAATAGTAAAATAGCCACATTATTAGCACGACCATTGACCTCTGTGAAGGACCCGATGAGTGGTTTCTTTGCTCTACCCAGAAGGATATATGAAAAATCGGCACCTTTAAATCCCACAGGGTATAAAATTGCATTGGAATTACTGGTGAAATGCCCTATAGAGAAGGTAGTAGAGATACCTATTTATTTTTCGCAACGAGCCAAAGGGAAAAGTAAACTTTCGATTAAAGAGCAGTTCAAATATCTGGTGCACCTACGGAGATTGTATTTTTTTAAGTATGAAAATCTAACTTATCTCTTACATTTTTCTATTATAGGTTTTTCGGGCACCCTAGTAAACCTGCTGGCACTGACCATACTTGTTTTTTTGGGAATTCCTGTTCGTCTTTCTGTGGCAATATCCATCATCATAGCCATGCTTTCCAATTTTGTATTAAATCGCAGGTTTACCTTTCCCCATGCAGTAGGGAGCCATTGGTTTCCTCAATTAATAGGTTTTATGAGTGCTTGCTCTATCGGGGCTGTAATAAACTACATCACAGTTCTTATCCTTTTATATATCTTCCCTCTATTAGAAAACTTGCCTCAATTACCAGCTCTTGTGGGTATCCTTGCTGGGCTGATTTCCAATTTCATTCTCAGTAAAAATTTTGTTTTTCGTAAGAAGTAA
- a CDS encoding tetratricopeptide repeat protein → MKIQNILLLVLIPVCVVSAILLLRWNGSVSPDEIANVNPTKVTSSNSNKNNLPSDSFSASAEGKDSNVASKNNSDVENDPTLDYDNISENLREKSVENALEDMIKSISKNTDNSADGKNNAKDGNLKDGNKTGGAGSSRNNSNNSNKDNDIAFGIGKNKDKSDKARRKDMDNESQQIQAQVKSLLNEAKQALDQGDYDKASELLQKSLELDPNSRDVLRSMANLYKKTGDYQSEVDVYKRWMSNNPNDPTPHYFLADTYRRQGNYDLAYRELQQFTQMNGEKPSTYAMASGVYRQMGMKEEEGQALTNWVNTDPNSPDARLALADYYRRSNDYNSAINQYQTAIQLAPGNISSYVALGSLYSRMGMLAEAEAQYQQVLQLQPNNTTAQLLLAQTYQRQGDVNSALQMYQYIAQNSKEPSQVRQAQHAINRIERQMNANPPVKQK, encoded by the coding sequence ATGAAGATACAAAATATTCTTCTATTGGTATTGATACCTGTTTGTGTCGTTTCTGCTATTTTATTGCTGAGATGGAACGGAAGTGTTTCTCCGGATGAAATAGCAAATGTGAATCCGACAAAAGTAACTTCCTCCAACAGCAATAAAAATAATTTGCCATCGGATTCTTTCTCAGCCTCTGCTGAAGGTAAAGATTCCAATGTAGCCAGCAAAAATAATTCCGATGTGGAAAATGACCCTACCCTGGACTACGACAATATTTCTGAAAATCTCCGTGAAAAATCGGTAGAAAATGCTCTGGAAGACATGATAAAGTCTATATCAAAAAATACAGACAATTCGGCTGACGGGAAAAATAATGCCAAAGACGGTAACCTGAAAGATGGGAACAAGACCGGTGGAGCAGGTTCTTCTCGAAACAATTCTAATAATTCTAATAAAGATAATGATATTGCTTTTGGGATAGGTAAGAATAAAGACAAATCTGATAAAGCACGAAGAAAAGACATGGACAATGAAAGTCAGCAAATTCAGGCTCAAGTAAAATCGCTATTGAATGAAGCAAAACAAGCCTTAGACCAGGGGGATTATGATAAGGCTTCCGAACTTTTGCAAAAAAGTTTAGAGTTAGACCCCAATTCCAGAGATGTCCTACGGTCTATGGCAAATTTGTATAAGAAAACAGGAGACTATCAAAGCGAAGTAGATGTATATAAACGGTGGATGAGCAATAATCCTAATGACCCAACACCGCACTATTTCCTTGCGGATACTTATCGCAGGCAAGGGAATTACGACCTTGCATATCGTGAATTGCAGCAATTTACCCAGATGAATGGAGAGAAGCCCTCTACCTATGCAATGGCTTCTGGTGTATATCGCCAGATGGGGATGAAAGAAGAAGAAGGGCAAGCATTAACAAATTGGGTAAATACAGACCCCAACTCACCCGATGCACGATTAGCTCTCGCTGACTATTACCGTCGGAGTAATGACTATAATTCCGCTATCAATCAGTATCAAACCGCAATACAATTGGCACCGGGAAATATTAGTTCCTATGTAGCTTTAGGTAGTCTGTATAGCCGCATGGGAATGTTAGCCGAAGCAGAGGCACAGTATCAACAGGTCCTTCAACTTCAACCCAACAATACTACAGCCCAGTTATTACTTGCCCAAACCTATCAAAGACAGGGTGATGTAAACAGTGCTTTGCAGATGTATCAATATATCGCACAAAACAGCAAAGAACCATCACAGGTTCGGCAAGCACAACATGCTATTAACCGCATTGAACGACAGATGAATGCAAATCCACCCGTAAAACAGAAATAA
- a CDS encoding sialate O-acetylesterase, giving the protein MDTFSRNQKKYVASIAISIVLFAMLCFSSFSLTVSNGLVNYQVLQANAEDKNFPVEVSGTCSNDGKVEMRVVGLAYEIAPWKEVGAAQNNQWKATLTDIPLGGPYTIEFQIKDTSGEVKESASIYDVLVGDVWILAGQSNMQGNGNMENVTEPHPLVHLYSMGYQWRIAKEPLHLLQESPDPVHYTRVMKSEEERVQKIKEGINAKKGAGLGLPFAIEMVKRTGRPIGLIASAHGGTSMTQWDPSLKDQGGESLYGSMYKQVQSAGGKVRGVLWYQGESDASKDPQPLYKERMRKLVESFRKDFGNPQLPFYYVQIGRYVLENPDATYWNKLQNDQLELEKELAPGGMVPAIDLSIDDLIHAGTDGLQILGYRLANLVERDLFGGKILAGPRVEKIERLSSPYGPQVKVTFSGVNGKLKSDGRPSGFSISTAEDAPILPCIYKITFLENEPNAVILWITKMPEQAFLWYGRGFDPYCNIVDEANMAVPVFGPIPIP; this is encoded by the coding sequence ATGGATACTTTTTCCCGTAACCAAAAAAAATATGTGGCAAGTATTGCAATATCTATCGTTCTTTTTGCTATGTTATGTTTCTCTTCATTTTCTTTAACGGTAAGCAATGGCCTGGTGAATTATCAGGTATTACAGGCAAATGCGGAAGATAAGAATTTTCCTGTAGAGGTGAGTGGCACCTGTTCCAATGATGGGAAAGTAGAAATGCGTGTTGTAGGGCTGGCATATGAAATAGCCCCGTGGAAAGAGGTCGGAGCTGCTCAGAATAACCAATGGAAAGCAACGCTAACCGATATTCCTTTAGGGGGTCCCTATACAATCGAATTTCAGATAAAAGATACCTCCGGTGAAGTGAAAGAAAGTGCTTCTATCTATGATGTACTGGTTGGTGATGTATGGATTTTAGCAGGTCAATCAAATATGCAAGGGAACGGCAATATGGAAAATGTAACTGAACCCCATCCTTTGGTGCATTTGTATTCCATGGGTTATCAATGGCGTATTGCTAAAGAGCCCCTTCATTTATTGCAAGAATCTCCCGACCCTGTTCATTATACTCGGGTAATGAAATCAGAAGAGGAAAGAGTCCAGAAAATAAAGGAAGGGATAAATGCCAAAAAAGGTGCTGGATTGGGATTACCCTTTGCCATCGAAATGGTAAAAAGGACAGGTAGACCTATAGGCTTAATTGCTTCTGCTCACGGTGGAACATCTATGACACAATGGGACCCTTCCCTTAAAGACCAGGGCGGTGAATCGTTATATGGCTCAATGTATAAACAAGTTCAATCTGCCGGTGGGAAAGTCCGTGGTGTTTTGTGGTATCAGGGAGAATCGGACGCCAGTAAAGACCCCCAACCATTATATAAAGAACGGATGCGGAAATTAGTAGAATCTTTCCGCAAAGATTTTGGTAATCCGCAACTCCCATTTTATTATGTGCAAATCGGTAGATATGTTCTTGAGAATCCTGACGCTACCTATTGGAACAAACTGCAAAATGACCAATTGGAATTGGAAAAGGAATTGGCTCCTGGTGGAATGGTGCCTGCTATAGATTTAAGTATTGATGACCTCATTCATGCAGGGACAGATGGATTACAAATTTTAGGGTATCGGTTAGCAAATCTTGTCGAACGCGATTTGTTTGGTGGAAAGATTTTAGCAGGACCGCGTGTTGAAAAAATAGAGCGATTATCTTCCCCTTATGGACCTCAGGTAAAGGTTACATTCTCCGGTGTTAATGGAAAACTTAAGTCTGACGGGCGTCCTTCCGGTTTCTCAATCAGCACGGCAGAAGATGCCCCAATTTTGCCTTGTATTTATAAGATTACTTTCCTCGAAAATGAACCCAATGCCGTTATATTATGGATAACAAAAATGCCCGAACAAGCGTTCTTATGGTATGGACGGGGCTTTGACCCGTATTGCAATATTGTGGATGAAGCCAACATGGCCGTTCCTGTGTTCGGTCCTATTCCAATACCGTAA
- the larB gene encoding nickel pincer cofactor biosynthesis protein LarB — translation MEPKQIKEILEWVQQGKLNIDDAVEKIKHFPYEDLKDAKVDHHRPLRKGFPETIFCPGKTADQIIRICKSMMARDTNVLATRCEKEVFNIVKKEIKRAKYHEIARVFTVIKKPIQYREGYIAVVSAGTGDMPVAEESAVTCETYGSHVERIYDVGVAGIHRLFDQLPKIRSAVAVIVCAGMEGALPSVVAGLIDKPVIGVPTSIGYGANFKGVSALLGMLNTCASGLAVVNIDNGFGAATCAVTIHQLVSPLQP, via the coding sequence ATGGAACCGAAGCAAATCAAAGAAATTCTTGAATGGGTTCAACAGGGAAAGTTGAACATAGACGATGCTGTCGAAAAAATAAAGCATTTTCCATACGAAGATTTAAAGGATGCGAAAGTTGACCATCATCGTCCCTTACGGAAAGGATTCCCGGAAACCATTTTCTGCCCGGGGAAGACCGCAGACCAGATAATTCGCATTTGCAAGTCTATGATGGCAAGGGATACGAATGTCCTTGCTACAAGATGTGAGAAGGAAGTTTTTAATATAGTCAAAAAAGAAATAAAGAGAGCAAAGTATCATGAAATTGCCCGTGTTTTTACTGTGATTAAGAAACCTATACAATACCGTGAAGGGTATATCGCCGTAGTTTCTGCAGGAACAGGGGATATGCCTGTGGCAGAGGAAAGTGCCGTCACCTGTGAAACTTATGGTTCTCATGTAGAACGGATATATGATGTCGGTGTTGCGGGAATTCATCGCTTATTTGACCAACTCCCAAAAATTCGTTCTGCTGTGGCGGTGATTGTTTGTGCCGGTATGGAAGGTGCCTTGCCCAGTGTTGTTGCGGGGCTTATTGATAAACCAGTGATTGGCGTGCCGACCAGCATAGGTTATGGTGCTAACTTTAAGGGAGTTTCCGCCCTGTTAGGAATGCTGAATACCTGTGCGTCCGGCCTTGCCGTAGTAAATATCGACAACGGTTTTGGTGCGGCTACTTGTGCGGTAACAATACATCAACTCGTTTCACCACTCCAACCTTAA
- the larC gene encoding nickel pincer cofactor biosynthesis protein LarC: MKIAYFDCSSGISGDMFIGAFLDIGTSFEELKTALESLPITGYKIEQHQVTKQGIRATQFKVQIEDNHGQHPHRGLNEIEKIITVSSLPETVKKGAMESFRQLAEAEAVVHGTTADKIHFHEVGAIDAIIDIVSAHWCWWYQKLEKGFVATVNVGGGTVNCAHGILPVPAPATALLLQNYTLLIGQANTELTTPTGAVLLRSFTQPQENVPPFTIKKIGIGAGTKDMEGQANVFRLFIGEYEEETSANIEEISIIETNIDDMTGELLPAIVSELLNAGARDAFITPIIAKKGRPAYIITALCEPERILSIQEILFKNTTTLGIRYRTEKRVILDRKWITVNTPWGTVKTKIGYIGEHVYQISPEFEDCYSLAQKHNVPIKDIYNYAQSYAKKTINRNPE, translated from the coding sequence ATGAAAATAGCCTACTTTGATTGTTCCTCGGGAATTAGTGGAGATATGTTCATCGGGGCATTTTTGGACATAGGAACTTCCTTTGAAGAATTAAAGACTGCGTTAGAAAGTCTGCCGATAACAGGTTATAAGATTGAACAACACCAAGTAACAAAACAGGGAATTCGAGCAACACAATTTAAGGTGCAAATTGAAGATAATCATGGACAACATCCTCATCGTGGACTAAACGAAATAGAAAAAATCATTACTGTTTCTTCGCTGCCTGAGACAGTAAAAAAAGGGGCTATGGAAAGTTTTCGGCAATTAGCAGAGGCAGAAGCGGTAGTTCATGGAACTACGGCTGATAAAATACATTTCCACGAAGTAGGTGCTATAGACGCCATTATTGATATTGTGAGTGCTCATTGGTGCTGGTGGTATCAGAAATTAGAAAAAGGGTTTGTTGCCACTGTGAATGTGGGAGGTGGAACGGTGAATTGTGCTCACGGGATTTTGCCGGTGCCAGCCCCCGCAACCGCCCTACTATTACAAAACTACACCTTATTAATAGGTCAAGCCAATACAGAATTGACCACCCCGACGGGTGCTGTGCTATTGCGAAGTTTTACCCAACCCCAGGAAAATGTTCCTCCCTTTACTATCAAAAAAATAGGTATCGGTGCTGGGACTAAAGACATGGAAGGACAAGCAAATGTTTTTCGGCTATTTATTGGCGAATATGAAGAAGAAACATCAGCCAATATCGAAGAGATTTCGATAATAGAAACAAACATTGACGATATGACTGGGGAACTGCTCCCTGCGATTGTCAGCGAACTGCTCAATGCAGGGGCACGCGATGCATTCATTACACCGATTATCGCAAAAAAAGGCAGACCCGCTTATATTATAACGGCACTCTGCGAACCCGAACGGATATTATCCATACAGGAAATATTATTCAAAAACACAACGACATTAGGCATTCGCTATCGAACGGAAAAACGAGTAATCCTGGACAGGAAATGGATAACTGTGAATACTCCCTGGGGCACCGTAAAAACCAAAATCGGATATATTGGAGAACATGTCTATCAAATCAGCCCTGAATTCGAAGACTGCTACTCCCTCGCCCAAAAACACAATGTACCTATCAAAGACATCTATAATTACGCCCAGTCCTATGCTAAAAAGACAATAAATAGGAATCCTGAATAG
- a CDS encoding tetratricopeptide repeat protein, whose protein sequence is MRLDSRKNSLMRLLTLFLFMWCMFLLQNFCSSEERGDETKAREWYEKAKNGDAEAMFNLGVMYYNGEGVAKDYGKAREWYGKAAENGDATAMFFLGLMYYNGKGVPKDYVWAYVYYTLAMKIAEQESNNDVYKIAKSGRDCLNGLFFGITKEQVQEAEKIVNSWKPGQLPKRLR, encoded by the coding sequence ATGCGATTAGATAGTAGAAAAAATTCCTTAATGAGATTGTTAACTCTTTTTCTCTTTATGTGGTGCATGTTTTTACTTCAGAATTTTTGTTCATCTGAAGAAAGAGGTGACGAGACAAAGGCACGGGAGTGGTATGAGAAGGCGAAGAATGGGGATGCAGAGGCAATGTTTAATCTTGGGGTGATGTATTACAATGGTGAGGGAGTAGCGAAGGATTATGGTAAGGCACGGGAGTGGTATGGGAAGGCGGCAGAGAATGGGGATGCAACGGCAATGTTTTTTCTTGGGTTGATGTATTACAATGGCAAGGGAGTCCCGAAGGATTATGTTTGGGCTTATGTATACTATACCTTAGCAATGAAAATAGCGGAACAAGAATCTAATAATGATGTATATAAAATAGCCAAAAGTGGAAGAGATTGTTTAAATGGTTTGTTTTTTGGAATAACCAAAGAGCAGGTTCAAGAAGCAGAGAAAATAGTTAATTCATGGAAACCAGGTCAATTGCCAAAGCGGTTAAGGTAA
- a CDS encoding site-specific DNA-methyltransferase, producing MWLSLCQKLLKQDGTIWVTGTSHVIYSVGFAMQQLGMKILNDITSEKTNPPPNLSCRYFTHSTETIIWAGKNEKTKHRFNYDEIKQLNHGKQMKTVWTIPAPNGNEKEFGKHPTQKPIQLLDRIVLSCTLEGDWVFDPFSGSSTTGISCFKLNRYFVGCEIKKEFIQLSLKRLDAFIDYKKSNLELFEVYLHEKRW from the coding sequence ATATGGCTCTCTCTATGTCAGAAGTTATTAAAACAGGACGGAACAATCTGGGTGACAGGAACAAGCCATGTAATATATTCGGTAGGTTTTGCAATGCAACAATTAGGTATGAAGATCTTAAATGATATTACATCGGAGAAAACCAATCCACCACCTAACCTTTCATGCAGATATTTTACACATTCCACAGAAACAATCATCTGGGCAGGAAAAAACGAAAAGACAAAACATCGGTTTAATTATGATGAAATAAAACAACTTAACCACGGTAAACAGATGAAAACGGTCTGGACAATTCCTGCTCCTAATGGTAACGAGAAAGAATTTGGTAAGCATCCAACACAAAAACCGATACAACTTTTGGATAGAATTGTCCTGTCGTGCACATTAGAAGGTGATTGGGTCTTCGACCCTTTTTCTGGAAGCTCTACTACAGGTATATCTTGTTTTAAGCTCAACCGATATTTTGTAGGATGTGAAATAAAAAAGGAATTTATCCAGTTATCCCTTAAACGCCTTGATGCATTTATCGATTATAAAAAGTCAAATCTTGAGCTTTTTGAGGTATATCTTCATGAAAAAAGGTGGTAA
- the dapB gene encoding 4-hydroxy-tetrahydrodipicolinate reductase, with protein MRICVAGALGKMGRRILEVSGWEEDIQVCGAFDLPQFAGRVISYGGEKSTPKEISLGSDAKTEIQKADVLIDFTQPSSSLQHAEIAYQLKKGIVIGTTGLSAEQEQTLKQYAQEIPIVYAPNMSVGVNLLFRLVKEVSECLGLDYNVEIVEIHHNQKKDSPSGTALRLVKEVADGLNLNLQTQAVYGREGVIGPRKKDEIGVLAVRGGDVVGEHTVYFIGHGERIQLTHIAHNRDNFARGAIRAARYAYANKPGLYDMMNVLGFR; from the coding sequence ATGCGGATTTGTGTGGCAGGTGCATTAGGTAAGATGGGTCGAAGAATACTGGAAGTGTCAGGCTGGGAAGAAGACATTCAGGTATGTGGCGCTTTTGACTTGCCTCAATTTGCCGGTCGAGTAATTTCTTACGGTGGCGAGAAATCCACCCCCAAAGAAATCTCTTTAGGGAGTGATGCGAAAACAGAAATACAGAAAGCAGATGTATTGATAGATTTTACCCAACCTTCTTCTTCGCTGCAACATGCAGAGATAGCCTATCAACTAAAAAAAGGGATTGTAATTGGCACAACAGGATTATCTGCCGAGCAGGAGCAGACCCTGAAACAATATGCACAGGAAATACCTATTGTATATGCACCCAATATGAGTGTAGGCGTAAATTTATTATTCCGTTTAGTAAAGGAAGTTTCGGAGTGTTTAGGTTTAGATTATAATGTAGAAATTGTAGAAATTCACCATAATCAAAAGAAAGACAGCCCCAGTGGAACTGCCTTACGACTGGTAAAAGAAGTAGCCGATGGACTGAACCTGAATTTACAAACACAGGCTGTATATGGCAGAGAAGGAGTTATTGGACCGCGAAAGAAAGATGAAATCGGTGTGCTGGCAGTTCGTGGTGGCGATGTCGTAGGAGAACACACAGTTTACTTTATCGGACACGGAGAACGAATACAATTGACCCATATAGCCCACAATCGCGATAACTTTGCCCGGGGTGCTATCCGTGCCGCCCGATACGCTTACGCAAACAAACCCGGCCTCTATGACATGATGAATGTCTTAGGTTTTAGATAA
- a CDS encoding lysoplasmalogenase, whose amino-acid sequence MQHVISAVIVMAFFLLMCLYGEYKKKPWTRAIGKMMASNCFLYIAFSTYWLYDVPDSLHITMIWIIVGLVCSWWGDLFLLSRNSVIFLLGLVSFLLAHVCYILAFFFAQVDWSLTISAMGVSLVPAIAIGFWLNPNLGDMRIPVYMYMIIISCMVSFAIGAWAYGGLWNLPLGALIFYASDIFVARDRFKTADKWNFLIGGPLYFLGQVFLASTPLWIN is encoded by the coding sequence ATGCAACATGTTATTTCTGCTGTTATAGTAATGGCGTTCTTTTTGTTAATGTGCTTGTATGGAGAGTATAAAAAGAAACCATGGACACGGGCTATTGGTAAAATGATGGCGTCTAATTGTTTTTTATACATAGCATTTTCCACTTATTGGCTCTATGATGTGCCGGATTCTCTTCACATTACAATGATATGGATTATTGTCGGTTTGGTATGCTCCTGGTGGGGTGATTTATTTTTATTATCAAGAAATTCCGTTATTTTTCTGCTCGGTTTGGTTTCCTTTTTATTAGCACATGTTTGTTATATCCTTGCATTTTTCTTTGCTCAGGTGGATTGGTCTTTAACAATTTCGGCTATGGGTGTATCTCTTGTGCCTGCCATTGCTATTGGATTTTGGTTAAATCCCAACCTCGGTGATATGCGAATTCCTGTATATATGTATATGATAATCATTAGTTGCATGGTATCGTTCGCAATAGGTGCCTGGGCATACGGCGGTTTGTGGAATTTACCCTTAGGGGCTCTTATTTTTTATGCCTCCGATATATTTGTTGCTCGTGACCGATTTAAGACTGCGGACAAATGGAATTTCCTTATCGGTGGTCCCTTATACTTTTTAGGTCAGGTATTTTTAGCGTCAACACCCCTATGGATAAACTAA
- a CDS encoding PASTA domain-containing protein encodes MNKYIKQGFFLILVFFLCSACTKTITVPNVVGYPESVAMDEIRSAGFYSISLSYMYSDDAPENYVISQDPVGGSKVNEGTNITLVISRGSDKVGVPYIIGITQKEGIEILKQSSLKVGTISREFSNTYPLGYIISQEPRYGTKVLYGSKVNITISLGKIPDPYELRPITRERAIRIACYVRKTKIRSEDGTLVPIAWSMINQACQDRSLLLQYLIASTPDPVPESEPILDPNELTADTIQQVISHPYVDVASMNITGPLIVFQNLVSTNDITFPNEPIHVYWPYYHAVAVNVEGNVCIMDLSIQDEPIPIGEWTAKLSNETTCEEVSEKGYWEIWSYWLSLMSNWQVEETPEKLCGYTITPILTFRSDQKPQIQGVIDALSTLVVQTYAFQTLVMDNYGIDLPIEVVPFITSLYTPGTINDLCSWVPFLFCQQ; translated from the coding sequence ATGAACAAATACATCAAGCAAGGGTTTTTCCTGATACTCGTTTTTTTCCTCTGTTCTGCTTGCACGAAAACTATTACTGTTCCGAATGTGGTTGGCTATCCGGAAAGTGTAGCTATGGATGAAATTCGGTCTGCTGGATTTTATTCTATATCCTTATCATATATGTATTCGGACGATGCTCCTGAAAATTATGTAATAAGTCAGGACCCTGTTGGTGGTTCAAAAGTTAATGAAGGAACGAATATTACTCTTGTAATTTCCCGAGGTTCGGACAAAGTCGGTGTCCCGTATATAATTGGAATAACACAAAAAGAGGGTATAGAAATACTCAAGCAATCTTCTTTAAAAGTAGGGACTATTTCACGAGAGTTTTCGAATACCTATCCTCTGGGTTATATCATTTCACAAGAACCGAGATACGGAACGAAAGTTCTCTATGGGAGTAAGGTTAATATAACCATTTCCTTAGGTAAAATTCCTGACCCTTATGAACTGCGTCCAATCACCCGTGAAAGGGCCATTCGTATTGCTTGTTATGTAAGGAAGACGAAAATCCGTTCTGAAGATGGAACCCTCGTTCCGATAGCATGGTCTATGATAAATCAAGCCTGTCAGGATAGAAGTCTGTTATTGCAATATTTGATTGCTTCGACACCGGACCCTGTTCCCGAATCTGAGCCGATACTTGACCCGAATGAATTAACCGCAGACACTATCCAGCAAGTTATTTCTCATCCTTATGTAGATGTGGCTTCGATGAATATTACAGGTCCTTTAATTGTGTTCCAAAATCTTGTATCAACAAACGATATTACTTTCCCCAACGAACCTATACATGTCTATTGGCCCTATTATCATGCCGTTGCTGTAAATGTTGAAGGTAATGTCTGTATAATGGACCTATCCATACAGGACGAACCCATTCCTATCGGCGAATGGACGGCGAAATTAAGCAATGAAACGACCTGCGAAGAAGTTAGTGAAAAGGGATACTGGGAGATATGGTCTTATTGGTTGTCATTGATGAGCAACTGGCAGGTAGAAGAGACACCCGAAAAACTTTGTGGCTATACTATAACTCCTATACTTACCTTCCGTTCGGACCAGAAACCTCAAATTCAAGGGGTCATAGATGCCTTATCTACACTTGTTGTTCAAACCTATGCCTTCCAGACATTGGTAATGGATAATTATGGTATTGATCTACCCATAGAAGTTGTTCCATTCATAACATCCTTATATACCCCGGGTACTATTAATGACTTATGTTCATGGGTTCCTTTCCTTTTTTGCCAGCAATAG